The Bacteroidia bacterium genome includes the window ATTACACTCTCTACGGTAGGTTATGGAGAAGTTCAGAAATTGAGTGAAGTAGGAAAAATTTTTGCGTCCGTTTTTATTGTGATGAATATAGGTATTTTTGCGTATGCTTTGTCAACAATTGTAAGTTTTATTGCAGGAGGAGAGTTAGTTGAGTTTTTCAAAGATTATAGAAATTTGAAACGAGTGAATATGCTACACAATCATGTTATTGTTTGCGGCTATGGCAGAAATGGCACTCAAGTGTGCTTGGAACTAGAAAGGGCGGAGCAGCCTTTTGTAGTAATAGAAAATTCGGAAAAAATCATTAAACAGCTGCAAGATGAACAAAAACCTTACATTGAAGGTGATGCTACAGATGAAGAAATTCTCAAACAAGCTCGTATTGATACTGCCAAAGCCATTATTACAACTCTACCCGAAGATGCTGATAATGTATTTGTTGTACTGACCGCAAGATCTTTGCGAAAGGATATTTTAATCATTAGTAGAGCTTCAGGGGAGAATTCTGAAGCTAAATTAAAACGCGCAGGAGCAGACAACGTAATTATGCCTGAACGTATCGGCGGAACGCACATGGCTTCCCTGGTCGTAAGACCAGATATACAAGAATTTATTGCTCATCTTTCAGGTCAAGATAATAAAGTTGTCTTAGAAGAGATAGATGCCAACTCACTACCTTCAAATAAACTTCATCAATCTATTAAAGATTTAGACTTACGAAAGCATACAGGGTCGCACGTTATTGCAATACGCACTCAAGCAGGAGATTATATCATCAATCCCGATCCTCAAACAAAAATTGATAGAAGCACAAAAATCATTCTATTAGGTACAAAAGAAGAAGTCAAGAAAGCAAAAGATTTTTTGCTTGATAGAAAAAGTTAGCTCACTGCTTTTGAGGCAACAAGCGGATTCGAACCGCTGTAAAAGGTTTTGCAGACCTCTGCCTAACCACTCGGCCATGTTGCCATAAATCCTGTTGCAAAGGTAGACTTTTTAATTGAAAAACCAAAATCAGTTTCAAAAATTTTATGACTTTTTGATTCTTTTCTCATGTTGAACCCTAAGCCATTCTCTAAATTCATTAAGTGATAATGCATTTAGTACTTGACTTTTGGGCAGCTTAGCTTTTCTTGCTGCAAGTATTCCAAAGAGTGTATCCTGGTATGCCTCTATACTGTGCGCATCAGGATTTATGCTTATCCAAACACCTTTTTTAATCGCATAAGGTAGCCAACGCCAATCCAAATCTAACCGATAGGGATTAGCATTGAGTTCAATAGCTACATTGTAAGTAGCACAAGCTTCAATAACAGCTTGATAATCTATGGGATAACCTTCGCGCACAAGTAATAATCTTCCTGTGGGATGTCCTATTATATTCGTGTGTGGATGAGCAATTGCTTTTAGTAATCGCTCTGTGGCTTTTATTTTGTCCATCTTTAAATTTTGGTGAATAGATGCAATTACTACCTCAAAACCTGCCCTGAAATCATCTTCATAATCTAAGCTACCATCAAATAAAATATCGCACTCTATACCTTTGAATATCCAAAAGTCAGGATGTCGAGCATTCCAATTTTCAATAGCTTTCCATTGAGCTTTTACTCTATTTTCATACATTCCATTACCGTAAAAAGCAGAGCTTTTACTATGGTCAGCAATAACCAAATATTCCCATTTCCATACTTCTTTTGCTGTTTGAGCCATCTCTTCAAGAGTATTTTTGCCATCTGAATATGTAGAATGATTATGTATTGTACCTTTTAGGTCGGATATATCAATAATTTGGTCAATATTTTGCCATTCTTGGGGCGATAAAGTGTGGATGTCCTCTCTTAATTCAGGTGGAATGTAAGGTAACCCTGCTTTATGATAAATTTCTGCTTCGTCTTGAACTGAAGAGTTAATTATCTGTTCCCAAAAATGTATCACATGTTTTGAGGAACCTGTAAGCAGAAACTGTTTTTGGACAAACGTACTAGGCGATACCCAAAAAAATTCAACTGGTATACCTTCGTAAGTACCTTTCCAATAATTTGGTGTAGAAAAATATATGTCTTTTTTTCCTATAAAATGAGTTTGTAACCATGTATTAACTGCATGCGGTACTTCGGTAGAAGCAATAAAACTAAGAATGTCTAATACTTCTAATTTTCTGCGTAATGCTTTGGTAGGCTCTATTTTTTGGATAAAAGGACATTTTTGCAGCTCTTTTAAAACAATTTGCTCATATACTTGGGCTGATGCATACCGAATTTTACGTTGATTAGCTTCCCAAAATTCGATATTTTTCAAAATATTAGCTTGTGTTTTTTGTCCAAAACTTTTAACATCAACGAGTTTGTTTTCTAAGCAAGCTTTTTTTAATTCTGAAATAGAAGTAATACCAAGCTCCTTCCATAAAAGTGCAATCTTTTTAGCACCCAATCCATTGATATTAAGCATATTTAATACACTTTCGGGAACTTGGCTACGCACTTGATCAAGTGTGTCCCATGTTCCTGTTTTGAACCAGTTTTTAATCTGCTCTGTAATACTTTTACCTAAGTTAAGTTTTTCTAATTCCCCTTTTTGATAAAGTTCAAATATATTTTCTGATATAGATTCTAACTTCTGTACAGCACTTTGGTAGTGCTTTATACGAAAAGGATTTTCGCCCAAAATCTCTAACCCATCAATAATCTGATGGAACGCTTTGATAATATCCTCATTTTGCATTGAGCAAAAATAAGAAAAACTTAGTTTTGATGTATAAGTAAACCTTTGATAAACAAGTAGTTACACAGTATTTAGCTAGTAGGTGTATGTATTTTTTTCTTCCTTATAGGTTTTATCCAGAGTACGTTTAATTTCTACTCTTTCATAGCCTTCTATAATGTCGCCTACTTTAATATCGCTAAAATCTTTTATCATCATACCACACTCATAGCCTGCGCTTACTTCTTTTACATCATCTTTGAAGCGCTTGAGTGATGCTATTTCTCCTTGATGAATCACTATTCCATCTCGAATAACGCGTAAAAGAGTGTTGCGGGTTACTTTACCTTCTTGTACATAACAACCTGCAACCGTACCTACTTTTGAAATGTGGAATACTTCTTTAACCTCAATCATGCAGGTAATATTTTCTTGAATTTCAGGGGATAGCATTCCTTCTATGGCTTGCTTAACTTCTTCTATTGCATCATAAATAATGGAATAATGGCGAATTTCCACATCATTACTTTCAGCTAATTTCCGGGCAGGTGCGGAAGGACGAACTTGAAAACCGATAATAATTGCATTTGATGCTGCGGCTAAATTTACATCTGTTTCAGTGATTTGCCCTACTCCTTTATGTATAATTTTGATTATCACTTCATTATTAGAGAGTTTCAGTAAAGCATCTGATAGTGCTTCTACTGACCCATTTACATCGCCCTTTACAATAAGTCGTAGTTCTTTGGCATCTTTCTGCTTACTGAATTCCTCTAATTTTAGACGCTTATCAATGCGCTGCATTATATCTTTGTGTAGCCGCGCACGTTTTTCGGCTAACTCTTTTGCGGCTTTTTTATCAGGTAGGGCTACAAAACTATCACCTGCTTGGGGAGCATGAGGAATTCCTAACACTTGCACAGGCGTAGAAGGACCTGCTTTTTGAACACGATTTCCCCTCTCATCTAATAGCGCCCGAACTTTTGCATAATGAATACCCACTACAATGTCATCCCCTACTTTGAGTGTACCATTTTGAACCATGACCGTTGCTAATACACCTTTTTCCTTATCTACCCTAGATTCTATTACCACTCCGTTAGCCAAGCGATTGGGATTTGCTTTGAGTTCAAGAATCTCTGCTTCTAGTAAAATTTTTTCTAGTAAGAGGTCTACGTTTTTCCCATACTTAGCGGATATTTCTTGACATTGGTACTTTCCTCCCCACTCTTCAACTAATATATTGTATTCTGCTAATTCTTTTCGGATTCGATCAGGATCCGCAGTAGGTTTATCTATTTTGTTAATAGCAATAATAATTGGCACGCCTGCTGCTTGAGCGTGGTTGATAGCTTCTTTAGTTTGGGGCATTACATGGTCATCCGCAGCTACTACAATAACCACAATATCTGTAATTTGTGCTCCTCTCGCCCGCATAGCAGTGAAAGCTTCGTGTCCAGGAGTATCCAAGAAAGTAATTTTTCTTCCATCAGGTAAAGTTACTTCGTATGCCCCTATGTGTTGAGTAATCCCTCCTGCTTCACCTGCAACAACATTAGTAGAACGAATGTAATCTAACAAAGAAGTCTTTCCGTGGTCTACATGCCCCATGATAGTTACAATAGGGGGGCGAGGTACTAAATCTTCTGGCTTATCTTCTTCTAATACCTCTCCAAGTTCAATTGTAGGATCTACAAATTCCACTTCAAAACCATACTCATCGGCTAAAAAAATGATAGTATCTTGGTCTAAACGCTGGTTGATAGTTACAACCATTCCTAAATCAAAGCAGTGCTGAATGATATCTCGCACAGGTACATTCATTAAACCTGCTAAGTCCGAAGTGGTCAGTCCTTCTGTAATTTGAAGTTTTTTAGCTTCTTTGAGTTGTTCTTGCTTTTCTGCTTCTCTTTGAGCTGCATCAGAAAGGCGTTTTTGTTTTCTGTAATCTGCTCTCTCTTTTAGCTTACTATCTTTTTTAGTATTAAGATTCGACAAAGTTTGTTTAAGTTTGAGTTCTACATCTTTTTCGGTAAAGGTTTCTACAAACTTAGCTTTTTTATGTTTACTTTGTTTATTTTGCTGCAAAGCCTGCTGAACAAGTGCTTTATCCACAGGATCGCTTTTTTTTCTTTTACGTTTTCGCTTGCGTTTTTTTTCTGTTTGAGGAGTTTCTGCTTTATCTTGAGCTTTCTTAATGCCTATGGGAGCTTTTTTCTCTGTTTCTTTAGGGGGTTCAGCTTGAGGAGAGCTACTACTTGTAGAGGTTGTGGTAATTTCTTTTTTCTCTTTTTCCTTTTCTTTTTCTTTATCCTTGTCCTTATCTTTTTTGGTTTTGCTTTTTTCTATCAGCGAAAGATCTATTTTCCCTTTTATGTTCAGTCCACTAAGTTTAGGCGCGTGATCTTTGGCACGAATAACATTATCCTCTGAAACTTTTTCTTCTTTCGTTTTTTCTGATTCTTTTTCTACTTCTTGAGTAGAAAGCTCCACAGTTAGAACATTTTCTTCCTTCTCTACTATACTTGTTATTTCAGGGGTATCTACACTTGTTGTATTTTCTATTTCTGTCAAACTTTGAACTTTTTTCTCTTTTTCTTTCTTTTTATCTGTCTTGGAATCGGGCAGGTCTATCTTACCAACTATCTTCGGACCAACGATTTTAGGTTTTTGTTCAGATAGTTCAGAACTGTCTGTGGGTTCTTCAATAAGAGCTTTTTCTATGCGAATCTCTGTTTTTTTGGTAAATTTTAAAGGTTTCTTTTCAGGTTCAACAGTGGCTTTTTCTAGCTTAGCTTGTTCTCTTGTCTTTTCTATAACCTGCTGGGATTGAGTTTTGATCTGCTTGTCCTTTGCAAACTCATTTTGCAATAAAATATATGCTTCAGCATCTATTTTTGTGTTTATGCCTTTGCTTACATCAATGTTCTTTTTTTGTAAAAAATCAATGATTCTTTCAGCAGCAACGTTTAATTCAGTGGCAACTTCTGATATTCTTTTCTTTTTATCCGACATGTATGCAAAAAGTATCTTGAACTAACCTGTGCAAAATTACTATCTTTTTTAATTAAAATGAAATAACAAGCTTTAATATGGATACTTTATCTCATAAGTGGTTGATTTTGAACTATTTGCATGTAAAAAGATTTTTTCCAACTAAAATATGCATTAGTCGCCATAACTGCTAATAGTCCATACAGTGCTGCGGTAAAATAAATGTTTTGATATGCGAATAAAAATACACACATAAAGTCATTAAACGCCCATATCAGCCAATTTTCGATTCTTTTTTTGATAAGAAAGAATTGGGCAACTAAGCACATCCCTGCTGAAAAAGAGTCAAGTATAAAAGCGTAATTAAGTTTGTGTTGAATGTATAAATGATTAAGAGATAATTTATTAAAGAGCCATATAATAATACCTGTCAGTATGATTATGGCAAAAGGAAAGAGTACTTTTTCCATTTTGTTCAATCGGCTGAGGGGGAGTTGAGGTTTATCCTTAGCCCCATACTTCCAATTGTATATTCCTGCCAAAGAATTGATAATAAAAACTACTTGTAAACTCATGTTACCATACAGATTTGCAGTGCTAAAAATGTAAATATACAAGATACATCCTGTAATGCCGAGTATCCAGCCCCACAAGCTTTGGCGTATTGTGAGCAACACTGCTAGAACCGATATGACTACGGCTATAATTTCAATGATAAAATCTTTATTCATTGTTGTTCTAATTCAGAACAAAATTAGTCAGCTTTTTACTTCTGTACATAACCTAACAAAATTATTTTTTCACGGTACTGAGTAACATTTTTTGTTCCATTTCTAGTATCTAAAAAGCAGCACTTGATATGTTTGAGAATAAACTCATAATCGTAATCATCATGGTCAGTTACAAGAATGACAATATCATACTGTTGTAGCTGTTCTGGAGAAAGTGTTACCGATTGCATCAAAACATTATCTACTTCGTATTCAGGTGTGTGTGGGTCATTATAGTCTATATGTTCAGCACCTGCTCTTTTAAGAATACGAATAATGTACTCTGAGGGAGAATGCCTCAAATCGCGCACGTTTTTCTTAAAAGATGCCCCTAAGATAAGAATTTTAGCTTGGGATAGTTTTACGCCTTGTTTAGCTATTTCTCTGATGGCTTTATCTACCACATAATATGGCATGCTTTCGTTGACATTAGCTGCAAGAGTTACAAAACGAGTTTCAAAATCATAAGAGCGAGCTAACCAAGATAAGTAGTAAGGATCTATGGGAATACAATGCCCCCCTACACCAGGTCCAGGTAAAAACTTCATATAACCAAAGGGCTTAGTTCCTGCAGCTTCTAATACTTCCCATACGTTAATATCATACATGCGCTCACATAACAAAGCTAATTCATTCACTAATGCAATATTCACACTTCTGAAAATGTTTTCTAACAATTTTTCCATTTCAGCCACTTTGGGATTGCTGACAATATATACTTTCTCAATCACTTGAGAATTTGCCAGCGCTGCCAAATAGGAACTCTCTTCGTTAATTCCACCTACTATAATCGGTGTATTTCTTGTATTAAATTGCTTGTTACCTGGATCTACACGTTCAGGCGAAAAAGCTACAAAAAAATCTTTTCCTGCTTTTAAGCCACTCTTTTCTAATTCCGGAACGACATAGTTTTCTGTTGTCCCAGGAAAAGTGGTACTTTTGAGAATAATTACTTGTCCTTGTTGTAAATATTTTCTGATGCTTTCAGTTGCGGATAAAATATAGCTCAAATCGGGATCTTTTGTCGGTGTGAAAGGGGTAGGTACGCAGATATAAACCACATCTAGTTCTTTTACTTTCGAAAAGTCGTTGTAAGCAGATAGTTTTTTGTTTTCTACGACTGTTTTAACTTCTTCATCACTAAGATCCTCAATGTAATTTTTCCCTTGATTGAGTAGACTTACTTTTTGTGTAGAAACATCTATACCAAAAGTGTCAAAGCCATTTTTGGCAAATTCCAGAGCTAAAGGCAAGCCTACGTAACCTAGCCCAATAACACCTATCTTAGCTGTTTTTTGTGATAATTTATAGGCTACGTTTTTTGCAATTTGAGTTTGCAATTCAAATGTAGAGATGTCAAAAAGTTTCATAATACTTGGAAGTTTAAATTTTAATCTTGCTCAGGATTATTATTTGAGATAGGTTGTTTGTTACGTTCTGATAGAAAAGTGTACCCCTTCATAATACCGCGCCCACGCAGACCGCTATTACGAATAAAGTTAAGAATCTCATCTCTTTCTTCTGTAGCTTCAAAGTCTCTTTCTACAATTGCCAATGCATCAGTAGTTCTGATTCCTGAAAGGTATATAACTCTATAAATTTCCTGAATTTGAGCAATTGTTTTGTTGTCAAAACCCCTTCTTCGTAACCCGACTGAATTGACCCCCTCATAGCAAATGGGATAGCGCCCCGCCTTTGTATAAGGAGGAATGTCTTTGCCAATCAAAGAACCTCCTGCAATCATAACGTGTTTTCCAATCGTAACAAACTGATGAATAGCTGACATACCTCCTATAACTGCATAATCGTCAACTACTACATGCCCTGCCATATTTACAGCGTTGGCTAAAACACAATTTCGACCTACAATACAATCATGAGCTACATGAACATAAGCCATAAGCAAAGTGTTTTCCTTAATCACTGTTTTGTAACGGTCTACTGTGCCTCTGTTAATCGTAACGTATTCCCGTATAGTAACGTTATCCCCTATCTCCACAGTAGTATATTCGCCTTGAAACTTTAAATCTTGCGGAATAGCAGAAATGACTGCTCCTGGAAATATCTTACAATTTTTACCAATTCTAGCACCTGCATATATTACAGCACCTGAACCAATCCATGTACCTTCACCAATAACTACATCGTTGTCAATAAATGCAAAAGGATCTATGACCACATTTTCACCAATTTGTGCACCTGGATGAACATAGGCTAATGGTTGTTTCATACGTTTTTATGCTTTATTCTTAGGAATTATACTAGCTACTAATTCTGCTTCACTTACTAATTTGCCATCTACAGTGGCTTTACCGTTCATTCTGCAAATACCTCGTTTTAAGCTAACCATTTCTAACTCAAACACAATCTGATCTCCTGGAATAACAGGCTTTTTGAAGCGGGCATTATCAATTGCTAAAAAATACACCCATACATCATTTGGATTCTCTACTGTGTTAAGAAGTAGGATGCCCCCTACCTGTGCCATTGCTTCTAATTGTAGCACCCCAGGCATAATCGGATTACCTTCAAAATGTCCTGCAAAGAAAGGTTCATTTATAGTTACATTTTTTACGCCTACAATTCTTTTGTCATCAAAGTAGGTTACTTTATCTACTAATAAAAATGGATACCGGTGGGGCAATATTTTTTGAATAGCCTTGATATCAAAAACTACGGAGCTATTTGTATTGTTACTCTGATATTGTTTTGTAATTTTTTTCGCCCTGAAAGCTGCCTTAATTTTTTTAGCAAAAGCAATATTTGCAGTATGACCAGGTCTAGCTGCTAATATTTGAGCTTTAAGTGGAGCGCCTACTAACGCCAAGTCGCCAATTAAGTCTAATAATTTATGTCGAGCAGGTTCATTATTATAATGTAGTTTAATGTTATTCAGAATACCTTGACTAACTGAAACTTTGGGCTTGTTGAATAATTTTGCTAAGTGTTCTAACTCTTCTTCGGTTACTTGTCTATCTACCACTACAATAGCATTATTGACATCTCCGCCTTTAATCAGACCTGCTTTCAGTAAAGCTTCCAGTTCGTGTAAAAAGCAAAAAGTACGGCAGGGCGCAATTTCTTTGGCAAAATCATTCATGTCTAAAATCGTTGCATGTTGGCTGCCTAAAACAGGGGAATTATAATCGACCATTACTGTCATTCGGTAACCATTAAGAGGTAAAGCAGCCATGTCAATTTGTTTTTGCGGATCACTGTACTGAATATTTTGCTCTACGACAAAATATTCCCTATCTGCATTTTGCTTTTCAATCCCTGCTTTCTGAATAGCTTCTACAAAACACTTAGCACTACCGTCCATAATCGGAGGTTCAGGAGCATCTAACTCTACTAATACATTATCTATGCTCATTCCTGCTAAGGCTGCCATAGTATGCTCTACAGTATGCACCTTAACATTGCCCACAGCTAAGGTAGTGCCACGTGAAGTATCTACTACGTTATCTACATCCGCATCAATAGTTGGCTGACCTTCTAAATCTATTCGCTTAAACTTAATTCCATGATTCTCAGGGGCAGGTCGCAAAGTCATGTTTACCATAATTCCTGTATGTAGCCCTACCCCTGATATAGTAACCGCTTCCTTTATAGTATGTTGTTTGTCTGTCATGACTTTAACTTTTCAACCTCCTGTTTTAAGCTTTGTAATTCTTGATACATTTCAGGTAATTTTCGCCACAATACTTCGGTACGAAGTTGTTTTCTATACGGTTGGGCAGGAGAGCCGCGCCACGCAGTTTTAGGCTCTTCTATATCATTAGAAATACCTGACTGTGCCCCAATCTGTGTACCATCAGCTATTTTAAGATGCCCTACAATTCCAACTTGCCCACCTATCATACAATACTTGCCTATCTTAGTGCTGCCTGATATCCCAGTTTGCGCAGCAATAACCGTATGACTTCCGACTTCTACGTTATGTGCTATTTGGATTAAGTTGTCTAACTTTACACCATTCCTAATATATGTAGAGCCTAAGGTTGCTCTGTCAATCGTTGTATTTGCTCCAATTTCAACATTATCTTCTATAATCACGTTTCCAATTTGCGGTATTTTTTTGTACGAACCATCAGCTTGAGGAGCAAATCCAAAACCATCACTGCCAACTACACAACCAGAATGCAAAATACAATTTTTGCCAATAATGCAATGTGCATATATTTTTACTCCTGCATATAGTATAGTGTTGTCTTGAATAGTAACGTTATCCCCTACATAACAATTCGGAAATATCTTTACATTCTCTCCTATTTTTGCACCGCTGCCTATGTAGCTAAACGCGCCTACATAAACGTTTTCACCTATTTTAGCGTCAGCAGCAATAAAACAAGGCGGTTCTATTCCTTTTTTGCTTTGTACCCAATGAGATTGGTAAAGCTCCAATATCTGTGTAAAAGCAGTGTAAGCATCGGTAACTCGAATCAAAGTGGCTCTAATAGGTCTATCGGCTACAAAATTTTGATTAACCAAAACAATAGTAGCTTGTGTATCGTATATAAATGAAGTGTATTTCGGATTAGATAAAAAAGACAAGCCCCCTGGTACGCCTTCCTCTATCTTGCAAATCTGCCATACTTCCGCATCTGGGTTCCCCTCAACTGTTCCCTTTAAAAACTGTGCAATCTGATGTGCTTTGAAACGCATATTTTTGTGCTTTACATGTCTTTTTTGCTTGCAAACTTAATAATAAACTAAGCAAAACAAAAAGCACTTATGCATTTAGCAAAAATTGAGCCATACTTCAACCAAAATAATTAAATTTGCAAAAAACAACTATGAAAAAAGCCAAGCCTTTCATAAAGTGGGCAAGGTGGTGAAACACAACTCTTAGAACAACTCGAAAAATACTACCCTATTGAGCTTAAAACAGATAAAATCAAAAACTACGTTGAACCTTTTTTGGGAAGCGGTGCAGTGTTTTTTGCCATATCAATCGAACTCCACAAGAAAAACGAAAGGAACTATTCTTATCCGTTCGCAAACTTTTTAATTCGCAAAGAGTTCAAACAAACTACAAAACCTTTTCTGATAATTGGATATCTCAAGCTGCACAATTTATATTTTTGAACAAAACTTGCTTCAACGGACTGTTTCGTTTGAACACAAAAGGTGAGTTCAATGTACCTTATGGAAACTACAAAAATGCAAACATTTTTGACCAAGCCAGTATTTTAGCCGCTTCTAAACTGCTGCAACTCGCCCAAATACAGCAAGCTAACTACTTAGATTGCTTTGA containing:
- the pnuC gene encoding nicotinamide riboside transporter PnuC gives rise to the protein MNKDFIIEIIAVVISVLAVLLTIRQSLWGWILGITGCILYIYIFSTANLYGNMSLQVVFIINSLAGIYNWKYGAKDKPQLPLSRLNKMEKVLFPFAIIILTGIIIWLFNKLSLNHLYIQHKLNYAFILDSFSAGMCLVAQFFLIKKRIENWLIWAFNDFMCVFLFAYQNIYFTAALYGLLAVMATNAYFSWKKSFYMQIVQNQPLMR
- a CDS encoding nucleotide sugar dehydrogenase, whose translation is MKLFDISTFELQTQIAKNVAYKLSQKTAKIGVIGLGYVGLPLALEFAKNGFDTFGIDVSTQKVSLLNQGKNYIEDLSDEEVKTVVENKKLSAYNDFSKVKELDVVYICVPTPFTPTKDPDLSYILSATESIRKYLQQGQVIILKSTTFPGTTENYVVPELEKSGLKAGKDFFVAFSPERVDPGNKQFNTRNTPIIVGGINEESSYLAALANSQVIEKVYIVSNPKVAEMEKLLENIFRSVNIALVNELALLCERMYDINVWEVLEAAGTKPFGYMKFLPGPGVGGHCIPIDPYYLSWLARSYDFETRFVTLAANVNESMPYYVVDKAIREIAKQGVKLSQAKILILGASFKKNVRDLRHSPSEYIIRILKRAGAEHIDYNDPHTPEYEVDNVLMQSVTLSPEQLQQYDIVILVTDHDDYDYEFILKHIKCCFLDTRNGTKNVTQYREKIILLGYVQK
- the lpxD gene encoding UDP-3-O-(3-hydroxymyristoyl)glucosamine N-acyltransferase yields the protein MRFKAHQIAQFLKGTVEGNPDAEVWQICKIEEGVPGGLSFLSNPKYTSFIYDTQATIVLVNQNFVADRPIRATLIRVTDAYTAFTQILELYQSHWVQSKKGIEPPCFIAADAKIGENVYVGAFSYIGSGAKIGENVKIFPNCYVGDNVTIQDNTILYAGVKIYAHCIIGKNCILHSGCVVGSDGFGFAPQADGSYKKIPQIGNVIIEDNVEIGANTTIDRATLGSTYIRNGVKLDNLIQIAHNVEVGSHTVIAAQTGISGSTKIGKYCMIGGQVGIVGHLKIADGTQIGAQSGISNDIEEPKTAWRGSPAQPYRKQLRTEVLWRKLPEMYQELQSLKQEVEKLKS
- the lpxA gene encoding acyl-ACP--UDP-N-acetylglucosamine O-acyltransferase, whose amino-acid sequence is MKQPLAYVHPGAQIGENVVIDPFAFIDNDVVIGEGTWIGSGAVIYAGARIGKNCKIFPGAVISAIPQDLKFQGEYTTVEIGDNVTIREYVTINRGTVDRYKTVIKENTLLMAYVHVAHDCIVGRNCVLANAVNMAGHVVVDDYAVIGGMSAIHQFVTIGKHVMIAGGSLIGKDIPPYTKAGRYPICYEGVNSVGLRRRGFDNKTIAQIQEIYRVIYLSGIRTTDALAIVERDFEATEERDEILNFIRNSGLRGRGIMKGYTFLSERNKQPISNNNPEQD
- a CDS encoding NAD-binding protein, giving the protein MATQRSYQELKSKYLKRLYINAALVIFSLTLGILGFVLLEEYSWLDAIYMTIITLSTVGYGEVQKLSEVGKIFASVFIVMNIGIFAYALSTIVSFIAGGELVEFFKDYRNLKRVNMLHNHVIVCGYGRNGTQVCLELERAEQPFVVIENSEKIIKQLQDEQKPYIEGDATDEEILKQARIDTAKAIITTLPEDADNVFVVLTARSLRKDILIISRASGENSEAKLKRAGADNVIMPERIGGTHMASLVVRPDIQEFIAHLSGQDNKVVLEEIDANSLPSNKLHQSIKDLDLRKHTGSHVIAIRTQAGDYIINPDPQTKIDRSTKIILLGTKEEVKKAKDFLLDRKS
- a CDS encoding PHP domain-containing protein yields the protein MQNEDIIKAFHQIIDGLEILGENPFRIKHYQSAVQKLESISENIFELYQKGELEKLNLGKSITEQIKNWFKTGTWDTLDQVRSQVPESVLNMLNINGLGAKKIALLWKELGITSISELKKACLENKLVDVKSFGQKTQANILKNIEFWEANQRKIRYASAQVYEQIVLKELQKCPFIQKIEPTKALRRKLEVLDILSFIASTEVPHAVNTWLQTHFIGKKDIYFSTPNYWKGTYEGIPVEFFWVSPSTFVQKQFLLTGSSKHVIHFWEQIINSSVQDEAEIYHKAGLPYIPPELREDIHTLSPQEWQNIDQIIDISDLKGTIHNHSTYSDGKNTLEEMAQTAKEVWKWEYLVIADHSKSSAFYGNGMYENRVKAQWKAIENWNARHPDFWIFKGIECDILFDGSLDYEDDFRAGFEVVIASIHQNLKMDKIKATERLLKAIAHPHTNIIGHPTGRLLLVREGYPIDYQAVIEACATYNVAIELNANPYRLDLDWRWLPYAIKKGVWISINPDAHSIEAYQDTLFGILAARKAKLPKSQVLNALSLNEFREWLRVQHEKRIKKS
- the infB gene encoding translation initiation factor IF-2; translation: MSDKKKRISEVATELNVAAERIIDFLQKKNIDVSKGINTKIDAEAYILLQNEFAKDKQIKTQSQQVIEKTREQAKLEKATVEPEKKPLKFTKKTEIRIEKALIEEPTDSSELSEQKPKIVGPKIVGKIDLPDSKTDKKKEKEKKVQSLTEIENTTSVDTPEITSIVEKEENVLTVELSTQEVEKESEKTKEEKVSEDNVIRAKDHAPKLSGLNIKGKIDLSLIEKSKTKKDKDKDKEKEKEKEKKEITTTSTSSSSPQAEPPKETEKKAPIGIKKAQDKAETPQTEKKRKRKRKRKKSDPVDKALVQQALQQNKQSKHKKAKFVETFTEKDVELKLKQTLSNLNTKKDSKLKERADYRKQKRLSDAAQREAEKQEQLKEAKKLQITEGLTTSDLAGLMNVPVRDIIQHCFDLGMVVTINQRLDQDTIIFLADEYGFEVEFVDPTIELGEVLEEDKPEDLVPRPPIVTIMGHVDHGKTSLLDYIRSTNVVAGEAGGITQHIGAYEVTLPDGRKITFLDTPGHEAFTAMRARGAQITDIVVIVVAADDHVMPQTKEAINHAQAAGVPIIIAINKIDKPTADPDRIRKELAEYNILVEEWGGKYQCQEISAKYGKNVDLLLEKILLEAEILELKANPNRLANGVVIESRVDKEKGVLATVMVQNGTLKVGDDIVVGIHYAKVRALLDERGNRVQKAGPSTPVQVLGIPHAPQAGDSFVALPDKKAAKELAEKRARLHKDIMQRIDKRLKLEEFSKQKDAKELRLIVKGDVNGSVEALSDALLKLSNNEVIIKIIHKGVGQITETDVNLAAASNAIIIGFQVRPSAPARKLAESNDVEIRHYSIIYDAIEEVKQAIEGMLSPEIQENITCMIEVKEVFHISKVGTVAGCYVQEGKVTRNTLLRVIRDGIVIHQGEIASLKRFKDDVKEVSAGYECGMMIKDFSDIKVGDIIEGYERVEIKRTLDKTYKEEKNTYTY
- a CDS encoding bifunctional UDP-3-O-[3-hydroxymyristoyl] N-acetylglucosamine deacetylase/3-hydroxyacyl-ACP dehydratase, whose protein sequence is MTDKQHTIKEAVTISGVGLHTGIMVNMTLRPAPENHGIKFKRIDLEGQPTIDADVDNVVDTSRGTTLAVGNVKVHTVEHTMAALAGMSIDNVLVELDAPEPPIMDGSAKCFVEAIQKAGIEKQNADREYFVVEQNIQYSDPQKQIDMAALPLNGYRMTVMVDYNSPVLGSQHATILDMNDFAKEIAPCRTFCFLHELEALLKAGLIKGGDVNNAIVVVDRQVTEEELEHLAKLFNKPKVSVSQGILNNIKLHYNNEPARHKLLDLIGDLALVGAPLKAQILAARPGHTANIAFAKKIKAAFRAKKITKQYQSNNTNSSVVFDIKAIQKILPHRYPFLLVDKVTYFDDKRIVGVKNVTINEPFFAGHFEGNPIMPGVLQLEAMAQVGGILLLNTVENPNDVWVYFLAIDNARFKKPVIPGDQIVFELEMVSLKRGICRMNGKATVDGKLVSEAELVASIIPKNKA